A genomic region of Raphanus sativus cultivar WK10039 chromosome 6, ASM80110v3, whole genome shotgun sequence contains the following coding sequences:
- the LOC108809196 gene encoding LOW QUALITY PROTEIN: DNA-directed RNA polymerases II, IV and V subunit 11 (The sequence of the model RefSeq protein was modified relative to this genomic sequence to represent the inferred CDS: substituted 4 bases at 4 genomic stop codons), translating into MNAPDRYERFVVPEGTKKVSYERDTKIINAASFTIEREDHTIGNIVRMQLHRDENVLFAGYQLPHPLKYKIIVRVCSNVSFLQLHPADWFIXVXQLLSSGLXLEXLINKFCSLSVKSDFVLQIHTTSQSSPMQAYNQAINDLDKELDFLKSQFEAEVAKFSNPY; encoded by the exons ATGAACGCCCCCGACAGATACGAACGATTCGTCGTCCCAGAAGGCACCAAAAA GGTTTCGTACGAGAGGGACACGAAGATCATCAACGCTGCTTCCTTCACGATTGAGAGAGAAGACCACACCATTGGCAACATCGTCCGCAT GCAGCTTCACCGGGACGAGAATGTGTTGTTTGCAGGATACCAACTGCCTCATCCTCTCAAGTACAAAATCATAGTCAGGGTATGTTCAAACGTTTCTTTTCTCCAATTGCATCCAGCTGACTGGTTTATTTAGGTTTAGCAACTTTTAAGCTCTGGTTTGTGATTGGAATGATTGATTAACAAGTTTTGTTCTCTAAGTGTGAAGTCTGATTTTGTTTTGCAGATTCACACCACAAGCCAGTCTTCTCCTATGCAAGCATACAATCAGGCTATCAATGACCTTGACAAGGAGCTTGACTTTCTCAAGTCCCAATTCGAG GCAGAGGTTGCCAAGTTCTCAAATCCGTACTAA
- the LOC108805863 gene encoding peptidyl-prolyl cis-trans isomerase FKBP42, whose product MDVSPLEHQSQTLDQENEEIVTEGVSVVHGEPPQDGSSVPPKVDSEVQVLDEKVSKQIIKEGHGSKPSKYSTCFLHYRAWTKHTQHKFEDTWQEQQPIELVLGKEKKEMAGLAIGVSSMKSGERALLHIGWELGYGKDGNFSFPNVPPMADLLYEVEVIGFDETKEGKARSDMTVEERIGAADRRKMDGNNLFKEDKLEEAMQQYEMAIAYMGDDFMFQLYGKYQDMALAVKNPCHLNMAACLIKLKRYDEAIGHCNIVLTEEEKNPKALFRRGKAKAELGQMDSAREDFRKAQKYAPDDNAIRRELRGIAEQEKALYQKQKEMYKGMFVGREESGAKRKSRNWLIMIWQWLVSLFSRIFGRHRVKAD is encoded by the exons ATGGATGTATCTCCTTTGGAGCATCAAAGTCAAACTCTTG ACCAAGAGAACGAGGAGATAGTAACTGAAGGTGTTTCGGTTGTGCATGGTGAGCCTCCTCAAGATGGTAGTAGTGTTCCCCCTAAAGTTGATAGTGAAGTCCAAGTCTTAGATGAGAAAGTCAGTAAGCAGATCATAAAGGAAGGTCACGGTTCCAAACCATCCAAGTACTCCACATGCTTCT TGCACTATAGGGCATGGACCAAACACACGCAGCACAAATTTGAGGATACATGGCAAGAGCAGCAACCTATTGAATTGGTTCTTGGAAAAG AGAAAAAAGAAATGGCCGGTTTGGCCATCGGTGTTTCTAGCATGAAGTCTGGTGAACGTGCGCTCTTGCATATTGGCTGGGAACTGGGATATGGGAAAGATGGAAACTTCTCTTTTCCGAATGTTCCTCCTATGGCGGATTTGCTCTATGAGGTTGAAGTCATTGGATTTGATGAAACAAAGGAG GGAAAGGCACGGAGTGATATGACTGTGGAGGAAAGGATTGGTGCAGCAGACAGAAGGAAAATGGACGGGAATAATCTGTTTAAGGAGGATAAACTGGAGGAGGCCATGCAACAGTATGAAATG GCAATTGCATACATGGGGGATGATTTTATGTTTCAGCTGTATGGGAAGTACCAGGATATGGCTTTGGCGGTTAAGAACCCATGCCATCTGAACATGGCAGCTTGCTTGATCAAGCTTAAACGATATGATGAAGCAATTGGTCACTGCAACATC GTGTTgacagaagaagagaaaaaccCAAAAGCGCTGTTCAGAAGAGGGAAGGCCAAGGCGGAGCTAGGGCAGATGGATTCAGCTCGTGAAGATTTTCGAAAAGCTCAAAAGTATGCTCCTGACGACAATGCCATCAGAAGAGAGCTACGAGGAATTGCAGAGCAAGAGAAAGCTTTGTACCAAAAGCAAAAAGAGATGTACAAAGGAATGTTTGTAGGGAGAGAAGAAAGTGGTGCCAAAAGAAAGAGCCGTAACTGGTTGATAATGATATGGCAATGGTTGGTGTCTCTCTTCAGCAGGATCTTCGGACGTCACAGAGTTAAAGcagattaa
- the LOC108805864 gene encoding uncharacterized protein LOC108805864, producing the protein MAAHTIFYHPLLSCHNHRTTRQAPNRHSVRSLTVISCRKQKSPEERQGVIQRTVSKMISEAEKIGKKLKPEKKGDMKDLMLMSLSFAVYVYISQLMVCAYFAWTHVTLPNPSW; encoded by the coding sequence ATGGCGGCTCACACCATCTTCTACCACCCACTCCTCTCATGCCACAACCACCGTACAACAAGACAAGCCCCAAACAGACACAGCGTCAGATCCCTGACTGTAATATCTTGTCGGAAGCAGAAATCACCGGAAGAGCGGCAAGGAGTGATCCAGAGAACAGTTTCAAAGATGATATCAGAGGCTGAGAAGATTGGGAAGAAACTGAAGCCAGAGAAGAAAGGAGATATGAAGGATCTGATGCTTATGAGTCTTTCTTTTGCAGTTTATGTTTATATCTCTCAACTAATGGTCTGTGCTTACTTCGCCTGGACCCATGTCACCCTCCCCAATCCCTCATGGTAG
- the LOC108812532 gene encoding glycosyltransferase BC10 — MLSSSTLVYSLSLFLSLSLLSFLFFLSPSRHHVDILSPADELDDLSLFHRASVSANNNNNRRLISLSQTPPKIAFLFLTNSDLTFLPLWERFFKGHQHLYNAYIHADPSSPISPISSSINAKLIPAKKTARASPSLISAERRLIARAILDDPNNLYFALVSQHCVPLHSFPYIHNHLFSSDHPQRSFVEILSDEPFLPRRYAARGVNAMMPEIPYRDFRVGSQFFVMAKRHALVVIRERKLWRKFRLPCVVDEGSCYPEEHYFPTLLSLEDPRGCSNFTLTRVDWTGSVGGHPHTYGADEVSPRLIRALRRSNSSLDYFFARKFSPESLQGLMEIADDVIFRD, encoded by the coding sequence ATGTTGTCTTCCTCTACTCTCGTCTATTCTCTTTCCCTCTTCCTCTCCCTCTCACtcctctccttcctcttcttcctctctcccTCCCGCCACCACGTCGACATCCTCTCCCCCGCCGACGAACTCGACGACCTATCCCTCTTCCACCGCGCCTCCGTCTCcgccaacaacaacaacaaccgccgtCTCATCTCCCTCTCTCAAACTCCTCCCAAGATCGCATTCCTCTTCCTCACAAACTCTGATCTCACCTTCCTCCCTCTCTGGGAACGCTTCTTCAAAGGACACCAACACCTCTACAACGCTTACATCCACGCGGATCCATCCTCCCCCATCTCCCCCATCTCCTCGTCAATCAACGCCAAACTCATCCCCGCCAAGAAAACCGCGCGCGCTTCCCCTTCCCTCATATCAGCCGAGCGGCGTTTGATCGCACGCGCCATCCTCGACGATCCTAACAACCTCTACTTCGCTCTCGTCTCCCAGCACTGCGTCCCTCTCCACTCCTTCCCCTACATCCACAACCACCTCTTCTCCTCCGATCATCCTCAACGGAGCTTCGTCGAGATCCTCTCCGACGAGCCTTTCCTCCCGAGACGCTACGCCGCCCGTGGCGTCAACGCGATGATGCCGGAGATTCCCTACCGAGACTTCCGCGTGGGGTCTCAGTTCTTCGTCATGGCCAAGCGCCACGCGCTGGTGGTGATCAGGGAGAGGAAGCTGTGGAGGAAGTTTAGGCTTCCCTGCGTCGTCGACGAGGGATCTTGTTACCCCGAGGAGCATTATTTCCCGACGCTGCTGTCCCTCGAGGATCCTCGAGGGTGTAGCAACTTTACGCTCACGCGTGTTGACTGGACAGGGAGTGTTGGCGGTCATCCTCACACGTACGGGGCCGACGAGGTGTCGCCCCGGCTGATTCGCGCGCTGAGGAGATCTAATTCGAGTTTGGATTACTTCTTCGCGAGGAAGTTCTCGCCGGAGTCGTTGCAAGGGCTGATGGAGATTGCAGATGATGTGATCTTCAGGGATTGA
- the LOC108812531 gene encoding uncharacterized protein LOC108812531 isoform X1 → MTSHLSHHSRFLWRNLCLPRRIENLCNRKRNYSLISPSLSLTTKCFCSSTCNLDATVSQFSKIQHLAPASSSINSAEISAASSNGRVMLIDGTSIIYRAYYKLLARLNHGHLTHADGNADWVLTIFSALSLIIDVLKFLPSHVAVVFDHDGMNFRHTLYPAYKSNRPPTPDTIVQGLQYLKASIKAMSVKVIEVPGVEADDVIGTLAMRSIGAGYKVRVVSPDKDFFQILSPSLRLLRIAPRGSEMVSFGVEEFAKKFGNLKPAQFVDIIALAGDKSDNIPGIDGIGNVHAVELLSRFGTLENLLQSIDEIKEGKLKESIIANADQAMLSKKLALLRTDLPDYIVPFETTDLVFKKPEDNGEKWRSLLVAIGAYAEGFSADPVMRKTLQLWESLDASKC, encoded by the exons ATGACGTCGCATCTCTCTCATCACTCCCGTTTTCTCTGGAGAAATCTATGTTTGCCCAGGAGAATTGAAAATCTATGCAATAGGAAGAGGAActactctctcatctctccttCTCTTTCACTCACCACcaag TGTTTTTGCAGTTCCACATGTAATTTGGACGCCACGGTTTCTCAATTCTCCAAAATTCAACATCTTGCGCCTGCGTCGTCGTCGATAAACTCAGCAGAAATTAGCGCTGCTTCTTCGAATGGTAGAGTGATGCTTATCGATGGGACATCCATTATTTACAGGGCTTACTATAAGCTCTTAG CAAGGTTGAATCATGGTCATCTAACTCACGCTGATGGAAACGCCGACTGGGTTTTGACTATTTTCTCTGCTCTTTCTCTT ATCATTGATGTTTTGAAGTTTCTCCCATCCCATGTGGCG GTGGTGTTCGACCATGATG GCATGAACTTCCGTCATACTCTCTACCCTGCTTATAAAAGTAATCGTCCTCCCACACCTGATACCATAGTACAAGGACTTCAATATCTCAAAGCGTCCATCAAGGCAATGTCTGTAAAGGTTATAGAG GTGCCAGGTGTAGAAGCTGATGATGTTATAGGAACACTGGCTATGCGAAGCATTGGTGCCGGTTATAAA GTTCGAGTTGTCTCTCCTGACAAAGACTTCTTTCAGATTCTTTCTCCGTCACTGCGTCTTCTTCGAATAGCACCACGCGGATCAGA GATGGTTTCTTTTGGAGTAGAAGAGTTTGCTAAAAAGTTTGGAAATTTGAAGCCAGCCCAGTTTGTTGATATCATAGCCCTTGCTGGAGACAAGTCTGATAACATTCCAG GAATTGATGGAATAGGGAACGTGCATGCAGTGGAACTGTTATCTAGATTTG GCACGTTGGAGAATCTGCTGCAGTCTATCGATGAGATAAAGGAAGGAAAATTAAAAGAG aGCATAATAGCTAACGCGGATCAAGCCATGCTAAGCAAGAAGTTg GCACTGTTACGGACTGATCTCCCCGATTACATAGTACCATTTGAAACGACAGATCTTGTTTTTAAGAAACCAGAG GACAATGGGGAGAAATGGAGGAGCTTATTGGTGGCGATAGGGGCATACGCAGAAGGATTTTCAGCTGATCCAGTCATGAGAAAAACTTTACAGTTGTGGGAGAGCCTTGACGCATCTAAGTGTTGA
- the LOC108812531 gene encoding uncharacterized protein LOC108812531 isoform X2, with product MTSHLSHHSRFLWRNLCLPRRIENLCNRKRNYSLISPSLSLTTKCFCSSTCNLDATVSQFSKIQHLAPASSSINSAEISAASSNGRVMLIDGTSIIYRAYYKLLARLNHGHLTHADGNADWVLTIFSALSLIIDVLKFLPSHVAVVFDHDGVAFGSTSNSSIGYHSSKGMNFRHTLYPAYKSNRPPTPDTIVQGLQYLKASIKAMSVKVIEVPGVEADDVIGTLAMRSIGAGYKVRVVSPDKDFFQILSPSLRLLRIAPRGSEMVSFGVEEFAKKFGNLKPAQFVDIIALAGDKSDNIPGIDGIGNVHAVELLSRFGTLENLLQSIDEIKEGKLKESIIANADQAMLSKKLALLRTDLPDYIVPFETTDLVFKKPEDNGEKWRSLLVAIGAYAEGFSADPVMRKTLQLWESLDASKC from the exons ATGACGTCGCATCTCTCTCATCACTCCCGTTTTCTCTGGAGAAATCTATGTTTGCCCAGGAGAATTGAAAATCTATGCAATAGGAAGAGGAActactctctcatctctccttCTCTTTCACTCACCACcaag TGTTTTTGCAGTTCCACATGTAATTTGGACGCCACGGTTTCTCAATTCTCCAAAATTCAACATCTTGCGCCTGCGTCGTCGTCGATAAACTCAGCAGAAATTAGCGCTGCTTCTTCGAATGGTAGAGTGATGCTTATCGATGGGACATCCATTATTTACAGGGCTTACTATAAGCTCTTAG CAAGGTTGAATCATGGTCATCTAACTCACGCTGATGGAAACGCCGACTGGGTTTTGACTATTTTCTCTGCTCTTTCTCTT ATCATTGATGTTTTGAAGTTTCTCCCATCCCATGTGGCG GTGGTGTTCGACCATGATG GAGTTGCTTTTGGCAGTACTTCTAATTCGTCAATTGGTTATCATTCTTCAAAAG GCATGAACTTCCGTCATACTCTCTACCCTGCTTATAAAAGTAATCGTCCTCCCACACCTGATACCATAGTACAAGGACTTCAATATCTCAAAGCGTCCATCAAGGCAATGTCTGTAAAGGTTATAGAG GTGCCAGGTGTAGAAGCTGATGATGTTATAGGAACACTGGCTATGCGAAGCATTGGTGCCGGTTATAAA GTTCGAGTTGTCTCTCCTGACAAAGACTTCTTTCAGATTCTTTCTCCGTCACTGCGTCTTCTTCGAATAGCACCACGCGGATCAGA GATGGTTTCTTTTGGAGTAGAAGAGTTTGCTAAAAAGTTTGGAAATTTGAAGCCAGCCCAGTTTGTTGATATCATAGCCCTTGCTGGAGACAAGTCTGATAACATTCCAG GAATTGATGGAATAGGGAACGTGCATGCAGTGGAACTGTTATCTAGATTTG GCACGTTGGAGAATCTGCTGCAGTCTATCGATGAGATAAAGGAAGGAAAATTAAAAGAG aGCATAATAGCTAACGCGGATCAAGCCATGCTAAGCAAGAAGTTg GCACTGTTACGGACTGATCTCCCCGATTACATAGTACCATTTGAAACGACAGATCTTGTTTTTAAGAAACCAGAG GACAATGGGGAGAAATGGAGGAGCTTATTGGTGGCGATAGGGGCATACGCAGAAGGATTTTCAGCTGATCCAGTCATGAGAAAAACTTTACAGTTGTGGGAGAGCCTTGACGCATCTAAGTGTTGA
- the LOC108809382 gene encoding uncharacterized protein LOC108809382, which translates to MTQKSNQFKGQQKKKTVAPNRHGKAIQTRKGRRYMKPSKTTKESDTDRELTKFINHCNEVKAANAACKEGGQLNILKAESQADPSKKKSAK; encoded by the exons atgacgcAAAAGAGCAATCAGTTCAAGGGccaacagaagaagaagacagttGCCCCAAATCGCCATGGAAAAGCCATTCAAACTCGCAAAG GAAGGAGATATATGAAACCATCAAAGACAACGAAAGAGTCAGACACCGACCGG GAGCTTACGAAATTCATAAACCATTGCAATGAAGTGAAAGCTGCCAATGCTGCTTGCAAAGAAGGTGGTCAACTCAATATCCTCAAAGCTGAATCCCAAGCTGATCCTTCCAAGAAGAAATCCGCCAAGTAG